In the Corynebacterium anserum genome, TCGGAATAGTCGTGTCACTGGCGCAAGCCCGCGGAAACCACCGAGGCAAAGGAATCATCCACTCCCTGGTAGACCTGCCATTTGCTGTATCGCCAATAATCGTGGGCACCTCCCTCGTGATGCTATGGGGAGCTGAAGGCTGGTTTGGGGGCCTTGAAAACTATGGGATTCGCATTATCTACGCGCTACCAGGAATGATCCTTGCGACCATATTTGGCACCATGCCATTTATCGTGCGCGAAGTTGAACCCGTACTTCGCGAAATGGGTACTGAACAAGAACAAGCAGCGGCAACGCTGGGCGCCTCCCCATGGCAGACATTCTTTCTTATTACCCTCCCCACGATTCGATGGGGACTGACCTACGGCGTAGTCCTCACAGTCGCCAGAGCCCTAGGAGAATTTGGTGCGGTGATAATGGTGGCGTCGAACTTTGCCGGCGGTGGTCAGACACTCACACTCCTCGTCCATTCCCGCTACATAGACGACCACAACGAATACGGTGCCTACGCCGCAGCCACACTACTCATGGCTGTATCGGTTCTTGTGCTCGTAGTCATGACCGCCATTCAGAATCGACAGGATAAAAAGCAAAATGGAAATCTTAGCTAAAAATCTTAAAAAGAACTATGGCGAATTTGCGGCGCTAGATAACGTATCCCTAAGCATTGAAAAAGGATCTCTAACAGCTCTCATCGGCCCGTCTGGCTCCGGAAAATCGACGCTACTACGGGCGATAGCCGGGCTGGACCAACCAGATTCGGGCCAGATCATCATTGACGGGGATGACGTCACGAATGTGCCACCACAGCAGCGGGGCATCGGATTTGTGTTCCAACACTACGCGGCATTCAGGCACCTTAAC is a window encoding:
- a CDS encoding sulfate ABC transporter permease, which produces MQLKKSTVLALRTLALGYIFVLVVVPIATILFRTFEPGLGQFWKWITTPAAISALQTSLIIVAITVPVNIVFGIVVSLAQARGNHRGKGIIHSLVDLPFAVSPIIVGTSLVMLWGAEGWFGGLENYGIRIIYALPGMILATIFGTMPFIVREVEPVLREMGTEQEQAAATLGASPWQTFFLITLPTIRWGLTYGVVLTVARALGEFGAVIMVASNFAGGGQTLTLLVHSRYIDDHNEYGAYAAATLLMAVSVLVLVVMTAIQNRQDKKQNGNLS